The region TGAAAATTTTACTAGAAGTGAAATTATAGAATATGTTAGAGAGTATAGGAGTTTAAGCCGTATCCAAAAAGAAAAATTAAAAGAGTTAGTGCAAGACTATTGCAACCCTAACCATTTTAACGGGAACAAGTTAGACAAGAGAGACTATCATAATTGGAAAAATCAAGCCCAACAAATTTTTAGCTTGCTAGAACAAAGCGTGTTTTTTGAAACCAATAAAGAGAGGCTTATTTTAAAAACGCTCAATGAAGAAAACAAACAAAACGATAAAAAGCTCAAACGCTCCATTAAAGAAAAAGCCCTTTATTTTGAAAAACATGGCGTTAAAAAAGAAAAGGGTTTTGAGTTGCACCATATTGTGCCTTTATGTTTGGCTCGCTCTATAGAAGAGTTTGATCTTTTGGATAAATGGGAAAATTTAATCTATATTGACGCTTTTAACCATGCGAAGATATCTCAAACGCAAAATAAACATATTTGTTTGTATTTTGAAAATTGCGATGTGATTTTATCTAAAGGCTTAAAAGAAGAACAAGAAAGCCTTTATTTTACTTACATTGAAAATGTGTTATATAAACTTGATTTACAAAATGTCATGCTGGAATACAATAAAGATTTATTGCATTCTAAAAACGGCTGATAAAATAAAGCGGTGTCTTTTTTAAGGGAGCGTTTTTCATAACCGCTTTTGGTATAAAGGCTATAGAATTAGCGCTACAATACCCCCATGCAAAAAAAGATTTTTTTACTAGAAGACGATTACCTTTTGAGCGAGAGTATCAAGGAATTTTTAGAGCATTTGGGCTATGAAGTATTTTGCGCTTTTAACGGGAAAGAGGCTTATGAAAGGCTCTCTGTTGAGCGTTTTAACCTCTTGCTTTTAGACGTGCAAGTGCCTGAAATGAATAGTTTGGAATTGTTCAAGCGCATCAAAAACGATTTTTTAATCTCTACGCCTGTGATTTTTATCACCGCCTTACAGGATAACGCTACCTTAAAAAACGCCTTTAATTTAGGTGCGAGCGATTATTTGAAAAAGCCTTTTGATTTGGACGAATTGGAAGTGCGCATTAAAAGGTTTTTCAATGACGATCCCATAGAAATCATGCCTAACATTTTTTACCACCAAAATTGCTTGAGTGTTAGGGGCAAAAAAGAGATCTTGCCGCCCAAAACCGCCCAACTTTTAGAATACTTTTTAGAGCATAAAGGGCAAATCATTAGCTCTCAAGCGTTAGAAAATAACTTATGGGAGCAGGCTATTGATGATTCCACCTTGCGCACTTACATTAAGGTGTTGCGCAAGCTTTTGGGTAAAAATTGCATAGAAACGCATAAGGGGGTGGGCTATCGCTTTAACCCACTATGAAAAAAAATCCCTCAAGCTCTTTTTAGGGACTTATTTAGGCTCTTCGTTTGTGTTAATGCTAGTGATTAGCGTTTTAGCGTTTAACTATGAAAAAAACGAAAAAATCAAAATGATACGCATGGACATGGATAAAATGGCTTCTAAGATCGCTAGTGAAGTGGTTGCCTTGCACATGCAAACGCATGGGGATTACCACAACGCTTTAAACGCTCTAATCTCACGCTATAAAGACGCTTCCATAGCGCTTTTTGATAGTAAAAAGCGTGTTTTATACTCCAATATCCCTGAAAGCGCGGATTTGATCAAAACCCATAAAGAAGCGGGCTTTTTTAATTTTAAGGGGGAGTATTACCTGTTTAGCGATGAAACTTTCGCCCATTTAGGCGTGGCTAAAATGCTTTTTAAAAATTCTAAACCCCTTCATTTTTCTTCTTTGTATCGTAACATTGTTTTAGTGTTTGTCATAGCGTTTTTATGCGTGATAGGGGTTTCTGTGTTTTTGGGGCGTTTGTTTTTAAAGCCCATTAGGAATGAAATCACGCGCATCGATCATTTTTTAAAAAACACCACGCATGAATTAAACACCCCCATGAGCGCTTTAGTCTTGTCTTTAAAAACCTTAGAAGACAACCAACAACACCGCCGCATTAAAATCGCTATCCAGCGCATGAGTTTTTTATACCGCTCGCTCTCTTATTTGGTGATGCAAGACATTGAGCGCGAGTCTTTTGTGCTTTTAGACTTAAAAGCCCTGATTATTAAAGAAAATACGCTTTTTAGCGAGATGATAGACTACCACAAGCTGGAATTTAAAAGCGATCTAGTAGAGGTGGCGTTTAAGGCTAAAGAGCAGGATTTCCTTTCGCTTTATAGCAATTTGCTCATGAATGCGATCAAATACAGCGTCATGCATGGGTATATCCACATAGAGCTAACATGCGAGTTTTTGAAAGTGAAAAATTTAGGGTATGAAATCCCTAAAGACAAGATTAAAGAATTAAGCGTTCGTTACGCGCGTTTCAATTCTAGCGTGTTGGGTTATGGTATAGGGTTAGATTTAGTGAAAAAAGTGTGTGAAAAGTATAAAATGCGTTTAGAAATTCATAGCGAACCCTCTTTAAAAGGAACGTTTTATGAAAATTCGTTTTGTATTCATTTTCAAGGATAAAGATGCTTTCAGTGTATGAAAAAGTGAATGCCCTAGACAAAAGGGCGCTTGAAGAATTGTTTTTAAGCGAAGACATTTTAATGGAAAACGCCGCTATGGCTTTAGAAAGGGCGGTTTTACAAAACGCTTCTTTGGGTGCTAAAGTCATTATCCTTTGTGGGAGCGGGGATAACGGAGGCGATGGCTATGCTCTAGCCAGGCGTTTAATAGGGCGTTTTAGAGTGCTGGTCTTTGAAATGAAATTAGCCAAAAGCCCCATGTGCCAATTGCAAAAAGAAAGGGCTAAAAAAGCAGGGGTAACCATCAAAACATACGAAGAAAACGCCCTTAATCAAAATTTAGAATGCGATGTGTTAATAGATTGCGTGGTAGGGAGTGCTTTTAAAGGCGGATTAGAGCCGTTTTTAAACTTTGAAAGCCTTTCTCAAAAAGCGCGCTTTAAAATCGCTTGCGACATTCCTAGCGGGATCGATTCTAAAGGCAGGGTGGATAAGGGAGCGTTTAAAGCGGATTTGACTATCAGCATGGGCGCTATCAAGTCATGCTTATTAAGCGATAGGGCTAAAGACTATGTGGGGGAATTGAAAGTGGGGCATTTGGGGGTTTTTAATCAAACCTATGAGATCCCAACAGACACTTTTTTACTGGAAAAAAGCGATCTCAAACTGCCCTTAAGGGATAAAAAAAACACTCATAAAGGCGATTACGGGCATGCGCATGTTCTTTTAGGCAAGCATAGTGGGGCGGGGTTATTGAGCGCAATAAGTGCGTTAAGTTTTGGATCTGGAGTGGTGAGTATCCAAGCGTTAGAATGCGAGATAACTTCTAATAACAAGCCTTTAGAATTGGTTTTTTGTGAAAATTTCCCTAACCCCTTAAGTGCGTTCGCTCTTGGCATGGGGTTAGAAAATATTCCAAAGGATTTTAAGAAGTGGCTTGAATTAGCCCCATGCGTTTTAGATGCGGGCGTTTTTTATCATAAAGAGGTGTTGCAAGCCTTAGAAAAAGAAGTGATCTTAACCCCTCACCCTAAAGAGTTTTTATCGTTGTTAAAATCAGTGGGGATCAACATAAGCATGCTAGAATTATTAGACAATAAGCTAGAAATCGCAAGGGATTTTTCTCAAAAATACCCCAAGGTGGTTTTGCTTTTAAAAGGGGCTAATACCCTAATCGCTCATCAAGGGCGAACTTTTATCAACACTTTAGGGAGCGTGGCTTTGGCTAAGGCTGGGAGTGGCGATGTGTTAGCGGGACTGATTGTAAGCTTGCTTTCTCAAAACTATACGCCTTTAGACGCCGCTATTAACGCAAGCCTAGCGCACGCCCTAGCGGGTTTAGAATTTAAGAACAATTACGCTTTAACGCCCCTAGATTTGATAGAAAAGATCAAACGATTATAAAAGGATAAAAATGGATCATTTAAAGCATTTGCAGCAATTGCAAAACATTGAAAGGATCGTGCTTTCAGGCATTGTGTTGGCCAATCATAAGATTGAAGAGGTCCATAGCGTTTTAGAGCCTAGCGATTTTTACTACCCGCCTAACGGCTTGTTTTTTGAAATCGCTTTAAAACTGCATGAAGAAGATTGCCCCATTGATGAGAACTTTATCCGCCAAAAAATGCCTAAAGACAAGCAAATCAAAGAAGAAGATCTAGTCGCTATTTTTGCGGCAAGCCCCATAGATAATATTGAAGCCTATGTGGAAGAGATTAAAAACGCTTCCATTAAACGAAAACTTTTTGGCTTGGCTAACACCATCAGAGAGCAAGCCCTAGAAAGCGCGCAAAAATCCAGCGATATTTTAGGTGCTGTGGAGCGAGAAGTCTATGCGTTATTGAATGGCAGCACCATAGAGGGCTTTAGGAGCATTAAAGAAGTGCTTGAAAGCGCAATGGATCTTATTACGGAAAACCAAAGAAAGGGGAGTTTGGAAGTTACTGGCATACCGACTGGATTTGTCCAGTTGGATAATTATACGAGCGGTTTTAATAAGGGGAGTTTAGTCATTATAGGGGCAAGGCCGTCTATGGGTAAAACCAGTTTGATGATGAACATGGTCTTAGCTGCGCTCAATGACGATAGGGGGGTAGCGGTTTTTAGTTTAGAAATGTCCGCAGAGCAACTCGCTTTAAGGGCGTTATCGGATCTCACTTCTATTAACATGCATGATTTAGAGAGCGGGAGGCTTGATGATGATCAATGGGAAAATTTAGCCAAATGCTACGATCACCTTTCGCAAAAAAAACTCTTTTTCTACGATAAAAGCTATGTGAGGATAGAGCAAATCCGCTTGCAACTGCGAAAGCTTAAATCCCAACACAAGGAATTGGGTATCGCTTTTATTGACTATTTGCAACTCATGTCAGGGAGTAAAGCCACTAAAGAGCGCCATGAGCAAATCGCTGAAATTTCAAGGGAGCTTAAAACTTTAGCCAGAGAATTAGAAATCCCTATCATAGCGTTAGTGCAACTCAACCGCAGCCTGGAAAACCGAGACGATAAACGGCCCATTCTTTCGGATATTAAAGACAGCGGGGGGATTGAACAGGACGCTGATATTGTTTTATTTTTATATAGAGGCTATATCTATCAAATGAGGGCTGAAGACAACAAAATAGACAAGCTCAAAAAAGAAGGCAAGATTGAAGAGGCGCAAGAGTTGCACCTAAAAGTGAATGAAGAAAGGCGTATCCACAAGCAAAATGGCAGTATTGAAGAGGCTGAAATCATCGTGGCTAAAAACAGGAATGGGGCTACAGGAACGGTTTATACGCGCTTTAACGCTCCTTTCACGCGCTATGAAGACATGCCCATAGATTCTCATTTAGAAGAGGGACAAGAAACTAAAGTGGATTATGATATAGTTACAACTTGAAAGATAAAACTTTTCAGGGGGCGTTTGAACTTCTTTCAACCCCCAAAGAATACTTATGGTGTGGGGTGTTTTTAAGCCTTTTGTTGGCGATCAACCTTTATTTAGAATACTTGAATTACCAAAAGCTTGATTTTTCAAAACCTACAAGCCTGAACGCTCAAATCTTGTTGCAATACCCTAAAACTAAAGATCAAAAAACCTATTTTGTCTTAAAGCTCCAATCAAAGGGCATGATCTTTTACACCACCATTAAAGAGCCTTTAAAAAATCTCCAATACCGCCACGCGCAATTTTTTGGCAAGATCAAGCCTTGCTCGTTCTTAGAGTCTCTAAAATCATGCTTTTTTCAAACTTATTCTTTTTCTTTAACACGAAAACAAGATTTCAAATCGCATTTGCGCCATTTCATTGACAGCGCTCATTCAAGCGCTTTAGTGGGTAATTTGTATCGAGCGTTATTCATAGGGGATAGCTTGAATAAGGATTTAAGAGATAAAGCCAACGCGCTAGGGATCAACCACTTACTAGCCATTAGCGGGTTTCATTTAGGGATTTTAAGCATGAGTGTGTATTTTCTTTTCTCTCTTTTTTATACTCCCTTACAAAAACGCTATTTCCCTTATAGGAACGCTTTTTATGATATAGGGGTTTTGGTGTGGGTTTTTTTGCTAGGGTATTTATTGCTATTAGATTTTTTACCCTCTTTTTTCAGGGCGTTTTTAATGGGCTTATTAGGGTTTTTGGCATGCTTTTTTGGGGTAAGGCTTTTGAGTTTTAAACTTTTGATTTTAGCGTGCTGTATCGCCATAGCGTTACTCCCTAAATTGCTTTTTAGTGTGGGGTTTTTGCTTTCTGTTTGTGGGGTGTGGTATATCTTCTTGTTTTTAAAACACACTCAAATTTTTTTTAAAAATTCTTCTTTTTTAATGCGATCGTTTCAAGTCATAAGCTTAAGCGTGCTGGTGTTTTTGAACATGCTCATTATTGCGCATGCCTTTTTCCCTATGTTTTCGCCCTACCAGCTCTTTAGCATTCCTTTAGGCTTGATTTTTATCGTGTTTTTCCCTTTGAGTTTGTTCTTGCATGCGGTGGGTTTGGGGTCTTTGTTGGATCATTTTTTAAGCATGCCTTTAACAATCCCCACGATTTCGGTTTCTTCACCCTTATGGCTTTTAGGGACGCATTTATTTTTAACGATTCTAAGCGCGCGTTCTTTTAAAGTTTATTTAAGCATGAACGTTTTAAGCACAGGCTTTTTCTTGTATTGTTGCTATCAATATATTATAATGCCTAGCTTAATTGTAGGTTAGAAAAGTCATTTTATTAGGGATCAAATAATTGCTTAAAAAAATCACGCACCAAATCAAAGCTTTAGGCGAATTGGTCGCTTTGGAGCATACGATATTTTCTAGCATGTTTTTACTCATGGCTATGGTCATAAGCTCCTATCAAAAAAATCAAACGCTCTTTTTTGACTTAGAAACCCTAATCCTTTGTTTTTTAGCCTTATTAGGGGCGAGAAACTTCGCTATGGGGTTTAACCGCTTGGTGGATAGGGATATTGATAAGGATAACCCAAGGACCAAAAACCGCCCGAGCGTGGATGGCAGGATCAGCGTTAAAGGCATGGTCATTTTTAGCGTTTTAAACGCTCTTTTATTCGTGGGGGTGAGCTATTTTATTAACCCTTTAGCGTTCAAGCTTTCGTTACCTTTTTTAATCATTTTGGGGGGGTATTCGTATTTCAAGCGCTTTTCTTCTTTGGCGCATTTTGTCGTGGGTTTGGCTTTGGGTTTGGCTCCCATTGCAGGAAGCGTGGCGGTTTTAGGAGCGATCCCTTTATGGAATGTCTTTTTGGCTTTAGGGGTGATGTTATGGGTGGCTGGGTTTGATTTGCTTTATTCTTTACAGGATATGGAGTTTGA is a window of Helicobacter pylori NQ4053 DNA encoding:
- the mqnP gene encoding menaquinone biosynthesis prenyltransferase MqnP → MVALEHTIFSSMFLLMAMVISSYQKNQTLFFDLETLILCFLALLGARNFAMGFNRLVDRDIDKDNPRTKNRPSVDGRISVKGMVIFSVLNALLFVGVSYFINPLAFKLSLPFLIILGGYSYFKRFSSLAHFVVGLALGLAPIAGSVAVLGAIPLWNVFLALGVMLWVAGFDLLYSLQDMEFDKERGLFSIPSQLGEKWCLNLSRFSHLAALICWLFFVKCYHGGLFAYLGLGVSALILLYEQILVARDYKNIPKAFFVSNGYLGVVFFIFIVLDVGFKHA
- a CDS encoding replicative DNA helicase; this translates as MDHLKHLQQLQNIERIVLSGIVLANHKIEEVHSVLEPSDFYYPPNGLFFEIALKLHEEDCPIDENFIRQKMPKDKQIKEEDLVAIFAASPIDNIEAYVEEIKNASIKRKLFGLANTIREQALESAQKSSDILGAVEREVYALLNGSTIEGFRSIKEVLESAMDLITENQRKGSLEVTGIPTGFVQLDNYTSGFNKGSLVIIGARPSMGKTSLMMNMVLAALNDDRGVAVFSLEMSAEQLALRALSDLTSINMHDLESGRLDDDQWENLAKCYDHLSQKKLFFYDKSYVRIEQIRLQLRKLKSQHKELGIAFIDYLQLMSGSKATKERHEQIAEISRELKTLARELEIPIIALVQLNRSLENRDDKRPILSDIKDSGGIEQDADIVLFLYRGYIYQMRAEDNKIDKLKKEGKIEEAQELHLKVNEERRIHKQNGSIEEAEIIVAKNRNGATGTVYTRFNAPFTRYEDMPIDSHLEEGQETKVDYDIVTT
- a CDS encoding ComEC/Rec2 family competence protein; translation: MKDKTFQGAFELLSTPKEYLWCGVFLSLLLAINLYLEYLNYQKLDFSKPTSLNAQILLQYPKTKDQKTYFVLKLQSKGMIFYTTIKEPLKNLQYRHAQFFGKIKPCSFLESLKSCFFQTYSFSLTRKQDFKSHLRHFIDSAHSSALVGNLYRALFIGDSLNKDLRDKANALGINHLLAISGFHLGILSMSVYFLFSLFYTPLQKRYFPYRNAFYDIGVLVWVFLLGYLLLLDFLPSFFRAFLMGLLGFLACFFGVRLLSFKLLILACCIAIALLPKLLFSVGFLLSVCGVWYIFLFLKHTQIFFKNSSFLMRSFQVISLSVLVFLNMLIIAHAFFPMFSPYQLFSIPLGLIFIVFFPLSLFLHAVGLGSLLDHFLSMPLTIPTISVSSPLWLLGTHLFLTILSARSFKVYLSMNVLSTGFFLYCCYQYIIMPSLIVG
- the crdR gene encoding copper response regulator transcription factor CrdR — its product is MQKKIFLLEDDYLLSESIKEFLEHLGYEVFCAFNGKEAYERLSVERFNLLLLDVQVPEMNSLELFKRIKNDFLISTPVIFITALQDNATLKNAFNLGASDYLKKPFDLDELEVRIKRFFNDDPIEIMPNIFYHQNCLSVRGKKEILPPKTAQLLEYFLEHKGQIISSQALENNLWEQAIDDSTLRTYIKVLRKLLGKNCIETHKGVGYRFNPL
- a CDS encoding bifunctional ADP-dependent NAD(P)H-hydrate dehydratase/NAD(P)H-hydrate epimerase, producing the protein MLSVYEKVNALDKRALEELFLSEDILMENAAMALERAVLQNASLGAKVIILCGSGDNGGDGYALARRLIGRFRVLVFEMKLAKSPMCQLQKERAKKAGVTIKTYEENALNQNLECDVLIDCVVGSAFKGGLEPFLNFESLSQKARFKIACDIPSGIDSKGRVDKGAFKADLTISMGAIKSCLLSDRAKDYVGELKVGHLGVFNQTYEIPTDTFLLEKSDLKLPLRDKKNTHKGDYGHAHVLLGKHSGAGLLSAISALSFGSGVVSIQALECEITSNNKPLELVFCENFPNPLSAFALGMGLENIPKDFKKWLELAPCVLDAGVFYHKEVLQALEKEVILTPHPKEFLSLLKSVGINISMLELLDNKLEIARDFSQKYPKVVLLLKGANTLIAHQGRTFINTLGSVALAKAGSGDVLAGLIVSLLSQNYTPLDAAINASLAHALAGLEFKNNYALTPLDLIEKIKRL
- the crdS gene encoding copper-sensing histidine kinase CrdS → MRGWAIALTHYEKKSLKLFLGTYLGSSFVLMLVISVLAFNYEKNEKIKMIRMDMDKMASKIASEVVALHMQTHGDYHNALNALISRYKDASIALFDSKKRVLYSNIPESADLIKTHKEAGFFNFKGEYYLFSDETFAHLGVAKMLFKNSKPLHFSSLYRNIVLVFVIAFLCVIGVSVFLGRLFLKPIRNEITRIDHFLKNTTHELNTPMSALVLSLKTLEDNQQHRRIKIAIQRMSFLYRSLSYLVMQDIERESFVLLDLKALIIKENTLFSEMIDYHKLEFKSDLVEVAFKAKEQDFLSLYSNLLMNAIKYSVMHGYIHIELTCEFLKVKNLGYEIPKDKIKELSVRYARFNSSVLGYGIGLDLVKKVCEKYKMRLEIHSEPSLKGTFYENSFCIHFQG